From Pandoraea vervacti, the proteins below share one genomic window:
- a CDS encoding FAD-linked oxidase C-terminal domain-containing protein: MNAPLTPQGQSNPPGSVPAGVALDDSTDAGALAARQRQLLEALGRILPPHCILHRREDTTPYECDGLAAYRRVPLAVVLPESESQVQRILQACHQLGIPVVPRGAGTSLSGGAMPISDGLVLSLAKFKKIIEVDPYARTATVQPGVRNLAISEAAAPYGLYYAPDPSSQIACTIGGNVAENSGGVHCLKYGLTVHNVLRVRAITMSGEAIEFGSLGPDAPGLDLLSVFIGSEGMFGVVTEITVKLVPRAQTAQVIMASFDDVETGGNAVAAIIAAGIIPAGLEMMDKPATQAVEEFVHAGYDLNAAAILLCESDGTPEEVTEEVLRISHVLRTSGATRLQISRTEEERLRFWSGRKNAFPAAGRISPDYYCMDGTIPRRAIGTLLKRIEGLEQQYGLRCINVFHAGDGNMHPLILFNGNDQDEWHRAEAFGCDILEACVELGGTITGEHGVGIEKINSMCVQFSAEERDAFFGVKRAFDPVGLLNPDKGIPTRARCAEYGKLHVRGGLLPHPDLPRF; encoded by the coding sequence ATGAACGCGCCGCTCACGCCGCAAGGCCAGTCCAACCCGCCCGGCTCGGTCCCGGCGGGCGTCGCGCTCGACGACAGCACCGACGCCGGGGCGCTCGCCGCCCGTCAGCGCCAGTTGCTCGAAGCGCTCGGCCGCATTCTGCCGCCGCATTGCATTCTGCATCGCCGCGAAGACACCACGCCCTATGAGTGCGACGGGCTTGCCGCCTATCGACGCGTGCCGCTCGCCGTCGTGTTGCCGGAATCGGAATCGCAGGTGCAGCGCATTTTGCAGGCCTGTCATCAGCTTGGGATTCCGGTCGTGCCCCGAGGCGCAGGTACGAGCCTGTCCGGCGGTGCGATGCCGATCTCCGACGGGCTGGTGCTCTCGCTCGCCAAGTTCAAGAAGATCATCGAAGTGGATCCGTACGCCCGCACGGCCACCGTGCAGCCGGGCGTTCGCAATCTCGCGATCTCCGAGGCGGCAGCGCCTTACGGGCTGTATTACGCGCCGGACCCCTCGTCCCAGATCGCCTGCACCATCGGCGGCAACGTGGCGGAAAATTCCGGCGGCGTGCATTGCCTGAAGTACGGGCTGACGGTGCACAACGTGCTGCGCGTGCGCGCCATCACCATGTCGGGCGAAGCCATCGAATTCGGCTCGCTCGGGCCGGACGCGCCCGGCCTCGATTTGCTCTCCGTTTTCATCGGCAGCGAGGGTATGTTCGGCGTCGTGACCGAAATCACCGTCAAGCTGGTGCCCCGGGCACAGACGGCGCAAGTCATCATGGCCAGTTTCGATGACGTCGAGACGGGCGGCAACGCCGTCGCCGCGATCATCGCCGCAGGCATCATTCCGGCCGGGCTGGAGATGATGGACAAACCCGCCACGCAGGCCGTCGAGGAATTCGTGCACGCCGGCTACGATCTGAACGCGGCGGCGATCCTGCTCTGCGAGTCCGACGGCACCCCCGAAGAAGTCACTGAGGAAGTCCTGCGCATTTCGCATGTGCTGCGCACGTCGGGCGCGACACGCTTGCAGATCTCCCGCACCGAGGAGGAGCGCCTGCGCTTCTGGTCCGGGCGCAAGAATGCGTTTCCCGCCGCCGGGCGCATCTCGCCGGACTACTACTGCATGGACGGCACCATTCCACGCCGTGCGATTGGGACATTACTCAAACGCATCGAGGGCCTGGAACAACAATACGGATTGCGCTGTATTAACGTCTTTCATGCGGGAGACGGGAACATGCATCCGCTCATTCTTTTCAACGGCAACGACCAGGACGAATGGCATCGCGCCGAGGCATTCGGTTGCGACATTCTGGAAGCGTGCGTCGAACTTGGCGGCACGATCACGGGCGAACACGGTGTGGGCATCGAGAAGATCAATTCGATGTGCGTCCAGTTTTCCGCCGAAGAGCGCGACGCGTTCTTCGGGGTGAAGCGTGCGTTCGATCCGGTCGGGCTGCTCAATCCGGACAAGGGCATTCCGACACGCGCGCGCTGCGCGGAGTACGGCAAGCTGCACGTGCGCGGCGGACTGCTGCCGCACCCCGACCTACCGAGGTTCTGA
- the proC gene encoding pyrroline-5-carboxylate reductase has protein sequence MRIAFIGGGNMANALIGGLVKRGTAPRDILAIDVNESTREGLVRQHNIETASAPNDRLRDYDTLVLAVKPQVLKDVAQALQPHLNGQLVISIAAGIRASDLARWLGGHNQIVRCMPNTPALIGKGITGLIALSGVDSDQRKRAENVLSAAGEIVWVEKESQLDAVTAISGSGPAYVFYFIEALEQAAQELGFTPEQGRQLAIATFTGASQLAADSTEPASVLRDRVTSKGGTTFAAISSFEKDAIKDAIVRGVKAANSRAKELGDELGDA, from the coding sequence ATGAGAATTGCATTCATCGGCGGCGGCAACATGGCCAACGCCTTGATCGGCGGACTCGTCAAGCGCGGCACGGCCCCGCGCGACATTCTCGCCATCGACGTCAACGAATCGACGCGCGAAGGTCTCGTCAGGCAACACAACATCGAGACCGCCAGCGCCCCCAATGACCGGCTGCGTGATTACGACACGCTCGTGCTCGCCGTCAAACCCCAGGTCCTCAAGGATGTCGCGCAAGCCCTCCAGCCGCATCTGAACGGCCAACTGGTCATCAGCATCGCCGCAGGAATTCGCGCCTCCGATCTGGCGCGCTGGCTCGGTGGCCACAACCAGATCGTGCGCTGCATGCCGAATACGCCCGCTTTGATCGGCAAGGGCATCACCGGTCTGATCGCGCTCTCGGGCGTGGATTCCGACCAGCGCAAGCGTGCCGAAAACGTGCTGAGCGCCGCCGGCGAGATCGTCTGGGTCGAGAAGGAAAGCCAGCTCGATGCCGTGACGGCGATTTCGGGCAGCGGGCCCGCCTACGTCTTCTACTTCATCGAGGCATTGGAACAAGCGGCGCAGGAACTGGGTTTCACGCCCGAGCAGGGACGCCAGCTTGCCATCGCCACGTTTACCGGCGCTTCGCAACTCGCGGCAGACTCGACCGAACCCGCCAGCGTGTTGCGTGACCGGGTGACGTCCAAGGGCGGCACGACCTTCGCGGCCATCTCGTCATTCGAAAAGGATGCGATCAAGGACGCGATCGTACGCGGCGTGAAGGCTGCCAACAGCCGCGCCAAGGAACTCGGCGACGAACTGGGTGACGCCTGA
- a CDS encoding ion transporter: MRPLSEWLPHDWRQRLYIIIFEADTREGRLFDIALLIAIVLSVLTVVVSSVPAVQATMPIPMAILEWFFTLLFTAEYIARLLSAHRPMRYALSFYGLIDLLAILPTYLAILVPELHGLIDVRLLRLMRAFRILKLTAYVNEAGILSIALYNARRKILVFLGFISIIVVIFGTLMHIIEGPEHGFTSIPVGIYWAIVTLTTTGYGDVVPVTGLGKAITGFVMLLGYSVIAIPTGIMGAEIHSAMRKKPITTRTCGQCQTEGHDPDARFCKHCGSELGPYQSDTTPPPEPS; the protein is encoded by the coding sequence ATGCGCCCGCTGTCGGAATGGCTGCCGCATGACTGGCGGCAGCGGCTTTACATCATCATCTTCGAAGCCGATACCCGTGAGGGTCGGCTATTCGATATCGCGCTGCTCATCGCCATCGTGCTGTCCGTGCTCACGGTCGTGGTGTCGAGCGTACCGGCGGTGCAGGCGACGATGCCCATCCCGATGGCCATTCTGGAGTGGTTCTTCACGCTCCTGTTCACGGCCGAGTACATCGCGCGATTGCTCAGCGCCCATCGGCCGATGCGCTATGCGCTGTCGTTCTATGGTCTGATCGACCTGCTCGCCATTCTGCCGACGTATCTCGCGATCCTCGTACCCGAGTTGCACGGGCTGATCGACGTGCGTCTGTTGCGGCTGATGCGCGCGTTCCGAATTCTCAAGCTCACGGCCTATGTGAACGAAGCCGGAATTCTCAGCATTGCGCTTTACAACGCGCGTCGCAAGATCCTTGTGTTTCTCGGGTTCATCTCGATCATCGTGGTGATCTTCGGCACGCTCATGCACATCATCGAAGGTCCGGAGCATGGCTTCACCAGCATCCCGGTCGGGATTTACTGGGCGATCGTCACGCTCACCACGACGGGCTACGGCGACGTGGTTCCCGTGACCGGACTGGGCAAGGCAATTACCGGCTTCGTCATGCTGCTCGGCTATAGCGTGATTGCCATACCCACGGGCATCATGGGCGCCGAGATTCACTCGGCCATGCGCAAGAAGCCGATCACCACGCGCACCTGCGGCCAATGCCAGACTGAAGGACACGACCCCGACGCGCGCTTCTGCAAACACTGCGGCAGCGAACTGGGGCCCTACCAATCCGATACGACACCGCCGCCCGAACCGAGCTGA
- the tnpB gene encoding IS66 family insertion sequence element accessory protein TnpB (TnpB, as the term is used for proteins encoded by IS66 family insertion elements, is considered an accessory protein, since TnpC, encoded by a neighboring gene, is a DDE family transposase.), translated as MIGLPSNTRVWIAAGVTDMRCGFNGLAAKVESVLHKDPFSGHIFLFRGRRGDLLKALCWSDGGLCLLAKRLEKGRFAWPRADGGVVALTTAQLSLLLEGFDWREPIDAARPRSAR; from the coding sequence ATGATCGGGTTGCCCTCGAACACGCGTGTGTGGATCGCCGCTGGCGTGACAGATATGCGCTGCGGCTTCAATGGTTTAGCTGCCAAGGTCGAGTCGGTGCTGCATAAGGATCCGTTCTCGGGGCACATCTTCCTGTTTCGTGGTCGTCGTGGTGATTTGCTCAAAGCGCTGTGCTGGAGCGATGGCGGATTGTGCTTGCTGGCCAAGCGGCTGGAGAAAGGTCGCTTCGCGTGGCCACGGGCCGATGGTGGTGTCGTGGCACTCACCACTGCGCAGCTCTCACTCTTGCTTGAAGGGTTCGATTGGCGCGAGCCCATCGACGCGGCTCGCCCACGCAGTGCGAGATAA
- a CDS encoding PLP-dependent aminotransferase family protein yields the protein MPSTHLTSPTPPTHQSASARAPAPAVAEERTPLYRQLADHYRHAIEAGTLEPGARMPSVRALMERHQVSLSTALQTCRHLEAQGLLEARPRSGYFVRTPARASLVPVAEPRPWVPDLMQYVGINQRVSSILARGLQADVKVNLAVAHGSPSFYPVNELRQATIRALRDNPLLYGTPPPGGGDARFRAAIARRALEARMNINPEEIVVTHGCIEAINLALRAVAGSGDVVAVESPTYYALLQTLESMGIRALEIPTSPQTGISLDALELASQTYENIKAVIVVPHFQNPLGSVMPDAHKAQLVKWAESRGIAIIEDDTYSALGDDGNIPAAIRSWDTTGNVIHCASLHKTLAPGMRLGWIAGGKWQWRVEMLKYAQTRPNEALAQIAMGEFMDSPRFDRHLRHLRTQLREHRAAMAEAIATYFPAGTRLTQPAGGLSLWVEMPGGVSSERLFDAALAKGIRVAPGSLFSNSARYDNFLRINGGQPFTREVDKAVRTLATEVIRLLEAHG from the coding sequence ATGCCTTCGACGCACCTGACGTCGCCCACGCCGCCCACGCATCAGTCCGCATCGGCGCGTGCACCGGCGCCTGCCGTGGCCGAGGAGCGCACGCCGCTCTACCGCCAACTGGCGGACCACTACCGCCACGCCATCGAAGCCGGCACGCTCGAACCCGGCGCCCGCATGCCCAGCGTGCGGGCGCTCATGGAGCGGCACCAGGTCAGCTTGTCGACGGCGTTGCAGACGTGCCGTCACCTTGAAGCGCAGGGATTGCTCGAAGCGCGCCCGCGTTCGGGGTACTTCGTGCGTACGCCGGCGCGGGCGAGCCTCGTGCCCGTGGCCGAGCCACGTCCATGGGTGCCCGACCTGATGCAGTACGTGGGCATCAACCAGCGCGTGTCGTCCATTCTTGCCAGAGGCCTTCAGGCGGACGTCAAAGTCAACCTGGCGGTCGCGCATGGTTCGCCGTCGTTCTATCCGGTCAACGAACTGCGTCAGGCCACGATTCGTGCGCTGCGCGACAACCCGTTGCTCTACGGCACACCGCCGCCGGGCGGGGGCGACGCCCGTTTTCGCGCCGCGATCGCGCGGCGCGCGCTCGAAGCGCGCATGAATATCAATCCGGAAGAGATTGTCGTCACGCACGGTTGCATCGAGGCGATCAACCTCGCGCTACGGGCCGTGGCGGGTTCGGGCGACGTGGTCGCCGTCGAATCGCCGACGTATTACGCGCTGCTGCAGACGTTGGAGAGCATGGGGATTCGCGCGCTCGAGATCCCGACGAGTCCGCAAACCGGTATCTCGCTCGACGCGCTGGAACTCGCCAGCCAGACCTACGAAAACATCAAGGCGGTGATCGTGGTGCCGCATTTCCAGAATCCGCTCGGCTCGGTGATGCCGGATGCGCACAAGGCGCAGCTCGTGAAGTGGGCGGAGTCGCGCGGCATCGCGATCATCGAGGACGACACCTACTCCGCGCTGGGCGACGACGGCAACATTCCCGCCGCCATCCGGTCATGGGACACAACGGGCAACGTGATCCACTGTGCGTCGCTGCACAAGACGCTCGCGCCGGGTATGCGGCTGGGCTGGATTGCCGGGGGCAAGTGGCAGTGGCGCGTCGAGATGCTCAAGTACGCGCAAACGCGCCCGAACGAAGCCCTGGCGCAGATTGCGATGGGCGAGTTCATGGACTCGCCTCGCTTCGACCGGCACTTGCGCCACTTGCGCACGCAGTTGCGGGAGCACCGTGCGGCAATGGCCGAGGCGATCGCCACGTACTTCCCGGCAGGCACGCGTCTGACGCAACCGGCCGGCGGATTGAGCCTGTGGGTGGAGATGCCGGGCGGCGTGAGTTCCGAGCGCTTGTTCGACGCGGCGCTGGCCAAAGGTATCCGCGTCGCGCCGGGTAGCCTGTTTTCCAACTCGGCGCGCTACGACAATTTCCTGCGCATCAACGGCGGGCAACCGTTCACGCGCGAGGTCGACAAGGCGGTGCGCACGCTTGCGACCGAAGTCATCCGCCTGCTGGAGGCCCACGGTTGA
- the glcE gene encoding glycolate oxidase subunit GlcE — protein sequence MTDTNDTLENFRAVIEQATARRAPLQLRGGGTKAWYGQQRVGDVLDTRAYRGIVAYDPAELVITARCGTPLADIETALAERNQLLPFEPPYFGPGATLGGAVAAGLAGPRRSAVGSVRDFVLGAKLMDGRGHVLNFGGQVMKNVAGYDVSRMLAGSLGTLGLILEVSLKVLPQPFAELTLQFEMNAIDAVRKLNEWGGQPLPITGSAWRSDLLVIRLAGASAAIKAARVKMGGELVDAIHAAKFWHAIREQTDNFFADAGPGQALWRLAVPSTAEPHRLPGKQLIEWGGAQRWWITDADAQIVRSAARQDGGHATLFRYGEPGVSVFTPLPAPVMRIHRNLKSVFDPAGIFNPGRMYPEF from the coding sequence ATGACCGACACGAACGATACCCTCGAGAATTTCCGCGCCGTCATCGAACAGGCCACCGCGCGTCGTGCGCCGCTCCAGCTTCGCGGGGGCGGCACCAAGGCATGGTATGGACAGCAACGCGTGGGCGACGTGCTCGATACGCGCGCTTACCGCGGCATCGTCGCCTACGATCCGGCCGAACTCGTCATTACCGCGCGTTGCGGCACCCCGCTGGCCGACATCGAAACCGCCCTTGCCGAGCGCAACCAATTACTGCCGTTCGAGCCGCCCTATTTCGGACCCGGGGCCACCCTTGGCGGCGCCGTGGCGGCGGGCCTGGCCGGGCCGCGTCGCAGCGCGGTCGGCTCGGTGCGCGACTTCGTGCTGGGCGCGAAACTCATGGACGGTCGCGGGCACGTGCTGAACTTCGGCGGTCAGGTGATGAAGAACGTCGCCGGTTACGATGTCTCCCGTATGCTCGCCGGCTCGCTCGGCACGCTGGGTCTCATTCTGGAGGTGTCGCTCAAAGTGCTGCCGCAGCCCTTCGCCGAGCTCACCCTGCAATTCGAGATGAACGCCATCGATGCGGTGCGCAAGCTCAACGAATGGGGTGGGCAGCCATTGCCGATTACGGGCAGTGCGTGGCGCAGCGACTTGCTGGTGATTCGTCTGGCGGGCGCGTCGGCAGCGATCAAGGCGGCCCGCGTGAAGATGGGCGGCGAACTGGTCGATGCCATTCACGCGGCCAAGTTCTGGCATGCGATCCGCGAGCAGACCGACAACTTCTTTGCCGACGCGGGACCGGGGCAGGCGTTGTGGCGTCTGGCGGTGCCGTCCACGGCCGAACCGCATCGACTGCCGGGCAAGCAACTCATCGAATGGGGCGGCGCACAGCGCTGGTGGATTACCGATGCGGATGCGCAGATCGTGCGCTCCGCAGCGCGCCAGGACGGTGGCCACGCCACGTTGTTCCGCTACGGCGAGCCGGGCGTGAGCGTCTTCACGCCGCTGCCCGCGCCGGTCATGCGCATCCATCGGAATCTGAAGTCGGTGTTCGATCCCGCCGGCATTTTCAATCCGGGACGGATGTATCCGGAGTTCTGA
- a CDS encoding YggS family pyridoxal phosphate-dependent enzyme, whose product MSTIAANLDDVLSRISRATADAGRPAGSVRLLAVSKTFGVQAVRDAVAAGQRAFGENYVQEALDKIAALAGETPGAQPLEWHFIGPLQSNKTRAVAEHFDWVHSVDRLKIAQRLSAQRPTDMPPLQVCLQVNISGEASKSGVTPEEVPAVARAIAALPNLALRGLMAIPEPEDDPARQRAPFRAVRVLFDTLRAEGLMLDTLSMGMSGDLEAAVAEGATMVRIGTAIFGARDYGSRA is encoded by the coding sequence ATGTCGACTATTGCAGCAAACCTCGACGACGTCCTTTCCCGGATTTCACGCGCAACTGCCGACGCTGGGCGACCGGCCGGTAGCGTGCGCCTGCTCGCCGTGTCGAAAACGTTCGGCGTGCAGGCCGTTCGCGACGCCGTCGCGGCTGGCCAACGGGCATTCGGCGAGAATTACGTTCAGGAAGCCCTCGACAAGATTGCCGCCCTGGCCGGCGAGACGCCTGGCGCTCAGCCCCTGGAGTGGCATTTCATCGGGCCGCTGCAAAGTAACAAGACGCGGGCCGTTGCAGAGCATTTCGACTGGGTGCACTCTGTCGATCGCCTGAAGATCGCGCAGCGGCTGAGCGCCCAGCGTCCGACGGACATGCCGCCGTTGCAGGTGTGCCTGCAGGTCAACATCAGCGGCGAAGCGAGCAAGAGCGGCGTGACGCCCGAGGAAGTCCCTGCTGTGGCCCGTGCCATCGCGGCGCTGCCGAATCTGGCGCTGCGCGGGTTGATGGCGATTCCCGAACCGGAAGACGACCCGGCGCGTCAGCGCGCCCCTTTCAGGGCGGTTCGCGTGTTGTTCGACACGCTGCGCGCCGAGGGCCTGATGCTCGATACGCTTTCGATGGGCATGTCCGGGGATCTGGAGGCGGCCGTGGCCGAGGGTGCGACAATGGTGCGCATCGGCACCGCCATTTTCGGCGCACGCGATTACGGCTCCCGGGCCTGA
- the tnpA gene encoding IS66-like element accessory protein TnpA, whose translation MWVLLRPPNEMVGTKVDKVLSVAVEAVPYRRANFPMEFKRATVEATLRPGASVALTARKAGINANLLFKWRRHYLAGAYGDVTPELVTRQSSAASVTEFVPVTITKALVGIATPTADQAVPTSRCSSRHEGKIELVMRGGTMRFDGPLSLELLRELISELRT comes from the coding sequence ATGTGGGTACTTTTGCGTCCACCAAATGAAATGGTGGGCACAAAAGTGGACAAGGTTTTGAGTGTGGCTGTGGAAGCGGTACCTTACCGACGAGCGAATTTCCCAATGGAGTTCAAGCGCGCGACGGTCGAGGCAACGTTAAGGCCAGGTGCGTCGGTTGCTTTGACAGCGCGCAAGGCAGGCATCAACGCCAACTTGTTATTCAAATGGCGCCGGCATTATCTGGCTGGCGCTTACGGTGATGTCACACCTGAGCTTGTTACTCGCCAGAGTTCCGCGGCTTCGGTGACCGAGTTTGTTCCCGTGACGATCACGAAGGCTCTCGTTGGCATCGCCACGCCGACGGCAGACCAAGCAGTCCCGACCTCACGATGTTCATCGAGGCACGAGGGGAAGATCGAGTTGGTGATGCGTGGCGGCACAATGCGCTTCGATGGTCCGCTGAGTTTGGAGTTACTGCGCGAGTTGATTTCGGAGCTACGCACATGA
- a CDS encoding N-acetylmuramoyl-L-alanine amidase translates to MRNVRQTPVGDATTSQRRDFLARATGLCVALGAPPLTQASTTTSPAASASPGPRSVEFDIDTSVRSPNQECRIRTLVLHYTEVSLAESLQILTNVARSVSAHYLVPDTPRSDGHFHVYQLVPETQLAHHAGVSAWQGERMCKGSRSTVLMRGEYVGTFASTK, encoded by the coding sequence ATGCGTAACGTTCGACAGACGCCTGTTGGCGACGCCACGACGTCCCAACGCCGGGATTTTCTCGCCAGGGCCACCGGCCTGTGCGTCGCGCTGGGGGCTCCCCCGCTCACGCAGGCAAGCACGACGACATCGCCCGCCGCCTCGGCGTCGCCCGGGCCCCGATCCGTCGAGTTCGATATCGATACGTCGGTACGCTCGCCGAATCAGGAATGCCGCATCCGCACACTCGTGCTGCATTACACCGAAGTCTCGCTAGCCGAATCGCTCCAGATCCTGACGAATGTCGCGCGGAGCGTCAGCGCGCATTACCTCGTGCCGGATACGCCCCGCAGCGACGGACACTTCCATGTCTACCAACTCGTGCCCGAAACGCAACTGGCGCACCACGCCGGCGTGAGCGCATGGCAGGGTGAGCGAATGTGTAAAGGCTCGAGGAGTACCGTCTTGATGCGAGGAGAGTATGTGGGTACTTTTGCGTCCACCAAATGA
- a CDS encoding FAD-binding oxidoreductase, with the protein MNHPHLPFAAKRPFPDALLTELQALLGERVSTKEALREHHGRDESPFDPMLPDAVAFAHSTQEVSEIVKRCAKYDVPIIPYGAGSSLEGHLLAVEGGLSLDLSEMNQIVSINAEDLTVTTQPGISRKALNEALRDTGLFFPIDPGADASIGGMCATRASGTNAVRYGTMRENVLALTVVLADGRVIHTGTRARKSSAGYDLTRLFVGSEGTLGIITEATVRLYPQPEAVSAAICSFPSMTDAVNCTIQTIQLGVPVARVEFVDALAVRAINKHSKMELPETQTLFFEFHGSEAGVKEQAQTTEELAKENGGTGFEWATRTEDRNRLWSARHSAYFAMLQLQPGSRAVTTDVCVPISRLAECVGETEEDLKGSYLTCPIVGHVGDGNFHVAILIDPDKPEDVEEAERLNQRIVERAIRMGGTCTGEHGVGLHKMGFLVTEHGEDAIDVMRAIKTSLDPHNLLNPGKIFRLRAAG; encoded by the coding sequence GTGAATCACCCCCATCTGCCGTTCGCCGCAAAGCGTCCGTTTCCCGACGCCCTGCTCACCGAGTTGCAAGCCCTGCTGGGCGAGCGCGTGAGCACGAAGGAAGCACTGCGCGAACACCACGGCCGTGACGAGTCTCCCTTCGATCCGATGCTGCCCGACGCGGTGGCATTCGCGCACAGCACGCAAGAGGTCTCCGAGATCGTCAAACGCTGTGCGAAGTACGACGTCCCCATCATTCCTTACGGCGCCGGTTCGTCGCTCGAAGGCCATCTGCTGGCAGTCGAGGGCGGCTTGTCGCTCGACCTGTCCGAGATGAACCAGATCGTCTCGATCAACGCCGAAGACCTGACCGTCACCACGCAACCGGGGATCTCCCGCAAGGCCCTGAACGAAGCCCTGCGCGATACCGGGTTGTTCTTCCCGATCGATCCGGGTGCGGACGCCAGCATTGGCGGCATGTGCGCCACGCGCGCCTCGGGCACCAACGCCGTGCGCTACGGCACGATGCGCGAGAACGTGCTGGCCCTGACGGTGGTGCTCGCCGATGGCCGGGTGATCCATACCGGTACGCGCGCGCGCAAGTCGTCTGCCGGCTACGACCTCACGCGCCTGTTCGTCGGCAGCGAAGGCACGCTTGGCATCATCACCGAAGCGACGGTGCGTCTGTATCCGCAACCGGAAGCCGTATCAGCCGCGATCTGCTCGTTCCCGAGCATGACGGACGCCGTCAACTGCACCATTCAGACGATTCAACTGGGCGTGCCGGTGGCACGGGTCGAATTCGTCGACGCGCTCGCCGTGCGTGCCATCAACAAGCATTCGAAGATGGAACTGCCCGAGACGCAAACGCTCTTTTTCGAATTCCACGGCAGCGAGGCCGGCGTGAAGGAGCAGGCGCAAACGACCGAAGAACTCGCGAAGGAAAACGGCGGCACGGGCTTCGAATGGGCCACGCGCACCGAAGACCGTAATCGTCTGTGGAGCGCGCGTCACAGCGCTTACTTCGCCATGCTCCAACTCCAGCCGGGCAGCCGCGCCGTCACGACGGACGTATGCGTGCCGATCTCGCGTCTGGCCGAATGCGTCGGCGAAACGGAAGAGGACCTGAAAGGCTCCTATCTCACGTGCCCAATCGTGGGCCACGTCGGCGACGGCAACTTCCACGTCGCGATTCTGATCGATCCGGACAAGCCGGAAGATGTCGAAGAGGCCGAGCGTCTGAATCAGCGCATCGTGGAGCGCGCGATCCGCATGGGCGGCACGTGCACGGGCGAACATGGCGTGGGCCTGCACAAGATGGGCTTCCTCGTGACCGAACATGGCGAGGACGCCATCGATGTCATGCGCGCGATCAAGACATCGCTCGATCCCCACAATCTGCTCAATCCGGGCAAGATTTTCCGGTTGCGTGCTGCGGGCTGA
- a CDS encoding glutathione peroxidase: MSAGSQRVYDFSVQTLAGESVSLSQYRGKVLLIVNTASECGFTPQYAGLQTLYEQLGPRGFEVLAFPCNQFGKQEPGDAQAIRSFCDLRFHVTFPMFAKIDVKGPDAAPLYAYLTQEKRGVLGTKAIKWNFTKFLVDASGNVVARYAPTEKPEAIRADIEKLLPR; the protein is encoded by the coding sequence ATGAGCGCAGGTTCGCAGCGCGTTTACGATTTTTCAGTCCAGACGCTGGCCGGCGAATCCGTCAGCCTGTCGCAGTACCGTGGCAAGGTACTGCTGATCGTCAACACGGCGAGCGAATGCGGATTCACGCCTCAGTATGCCGGTTTACAGACGCTTTACGAGCAACTGGGCCCACGGGGCTTCGAAGTGCTCGCGTTTCCGTGCAATCAGTTCGGCAAACAGGAGCCGGGAGACGCGCAGGCCATCCGCAGCTTTTGCGACTTGCGTTTTCACGTCACGTTTCCGATGTTTGCCAAGATCGACGTCAAGGGCCCGGACGCCGCGCCGCTCTACGCTTATCTCACGCAGGAGAAGCGCGGCGTGCTCGGTACGAAGGCGATCAAGTGGAACTTCACCAAGTTTCTGGTTGACGCTTCGGGCAACGTGGTGGCGCGGTATGCACCGACCGAGAAGCCCGAGGCGATTCGGGCGGATATCGAGAAACTGCTGCCCCGATAA